In Lathamus discolor isolate bLatDis1 chromosome 1, bLatDis1.hap1, whole genome shotgun sequence, the following are encoded in one genomic region:
- the FGFBP1 gene encoding fibroblast growth factor-binding protein 1, translated as MRIKSFGLLCVLILVSQMLLTNCEREKERKKRRQGIEDSGKKRTEPNQENEKGRKSRGGKSSPKGKFKTKENAECTWAVTDVNSPTVRVECKRSNGEFWCEFSGDPSTCAQYAANQKSYWKQVSRSLRKQKQICQDPKTVLKSKVCRKGPRSAHLKLTRSSLLTSVAPANGNTMHHATEVVQTPPTVPVTEKKPEHSPEDCVEDIDYIDQKKVAEEYCPEGFLSLCNFFITMVQDKKC; from the coding sequence ATGAGGATCAAAAGCTTTGGACTTCTTTGTGTGCTGATTCTGGTCTCCCAGATGCTACTGACCAACtgtgaaagagagaaggaaagaaaaaagagaagacaagGCATAgaagacagtggaaaaaaacGAACTGAACCTAACCAAGAGAATGAAAAAGGGCGAAAATCAAGAGGAGGGAAATCATCTCCTAAAGGCAagtttaaaaccaaagaaaatgctgaatgcACCTGGGCAGTGACCGACGTGAATTCTCCTACTGTGCGTGTGGAATGCAAGCGTAGCAATGGTGAGTTCTGGTGCGAATTCTCTGGAGACCCTTCCACCTGTGCACAGTATGCAGCAAACCAGAAATCCTATTGGAAGCAAGTCTCCCGATCCctgaggaagcagaagcagatcTGCCAAGACCCCAAAACTGTCTTAAAATCTAAAGTATGTAGAAAAGGCCCACGAAGTGCTCATCTCAAGCTGACCCGCTCAAGCCTACTAACATCAGTGGCTCCTGCAAATGGGAACACGATGCATCACGCAACAGAAGTTGTTCAGACTCCACCAACTGTccctgtgactgaaaaaaagccagaaCACAGCCCTGAAGACTGTGTAGAAGACATCGATTACATTGATCAGAAAAAGGTGGCTGAAGAATACTGTCCAGAAggctttctttctctctgcaacTTTTTTATCACAATGGTCCAAGACAAAAAGTGCTGA